In a genomic window of Aggregatimonas sangjinii:
- a CDS encoding dienelactone hydrolase family protein: MKLNLALLVVLFLMQGCASQSTSQLIDSELVTLVEEKLSYYLYYPKGYETNEAEKFPLLLFLHGGGESGDTLTAIKKNGPPKLIVSGKEFPFLILAPQNPNKNKWWNTRAVSQLLDSIVANNRVDEKRIYLTGLSRGGGAAWEMAVQYPEKFAAMAVVCGMTPVPYASWINRKMPIWVFHGEEDESIPISESETMVERLLAMGYDVRFTRYPGVGHDSWVKAYNTDELYDWFMAQERKE; this comes from the coding sequence ATGAAATTAAATCTCGCGCTGCTTGTTGTTCTATTTCTGATGCAAGGCTGCGCGTCACAATCCACTTCGCAATTGATCGATTCTGAATTGGTAACCTTGGTGGAAGAAAAGTTAAGCTATTACCTCTATTACCCTAAGGGCTATGAAACCAATGAGGCGGAAAAATTCCCATTACTGCTGTTTTTGCACGGCGGAGGGGAATCAGGGGATACGCTTACCGCAATCAAAAAAAACGGACCTCCGAAACTGATCGTTAGTGGCAAGGAATTTCCATTTTTGATTCTGGCGCCACAGAATCCGAATAAGAATAAATGGTGGAATACGAGGGCGGTTAGCCAGCTTCTTGATTCCATTGTAGCCAATAATAGGGTAGATGAAAAGCGAATCTACCTTACCGGCCTGAGTAGGGGTGGGGGTGCCGCCTGGGAGATGGCAGTGCAATATCCAGAAAAGTTTGCGGCGATGGCCGTAGTCTGTGGTATGACACCCGTACCATACGCTTCTTGGATCAATCGTAAGATGCCCATTTGGGTATTTCACGGAGAGGAAGATGAATCGATACCCATATCCGAATCCGAAACCATGGTGGAGCGATTACTGGCCATGGGCTATGATGTGCGGTTTACGAGATACCCCGGGGTCGGTCATGATTCTTGGGTGAAGGCCTATAATACGGATGAACTATACGATTGGTTTATGGCGCAGGAACGGAAGGAGTGA
- a CDS encoding sulfatase, with product MKINFGIILCFLLVANGYSQMKSKKIAKKKPRNIIFILTDDHRYDYMGFTGKVPWLETPNMDKLAAEGAYLPNTFVTTSLCSPSRASILTGQYSHTHTIVDNQAPDPGNLTYFPEYLEKAGYQTSFFGKWHMGDHGDDPQPGFTHWESFPGQGVYYNPTLNINGSRVSYEDSTYITDLLTEHAVDWLDRRDKKKPFFMYLSHKAVHAGFKPARRHKGKYKGKRIDLPITYDQTKTGAYRNLKWPQWVADQRVSWHGVDYMYHENRDIHEMVVDYCETLLGVDESIGTVMDYLKRKGLDESTLVIYMGDNGFSWGEHGLIDKRHFYEESVKVPLLVRCPELFKGGKTPEQMVQNIDIAPTILAEAGIKKPENMPGVSFVPILTGDTRAAVRKEVFYEYYWEYDFPMTPTVFGMRTDTYKYIKYHGIWDRNELYDLTNDPDEMYNLISDPDKQHIARSMSSSIYDWLRQTNGMQIPLKRTVKYRFGDYLHKEEY from the coding sequence ATGAAAATCAACTTTGGCATTATTCTTTGTTTTCTTCTTGTGGCAAATGGGTATTCGCAAATGAAATCCAAAAAAATAGCGAAAAAGAAGCCTAGAAATATCATTTTTATCCTAACCGATGACCATCGCTATGATTATATGGGTTTTACGGGTAAAGTTCCTTGGTTGGAAACACCGAATATGGATAAATTGGCCGCAGAAGGAGCTTATCTGCCAAACACATTCGTAACCACGTCGTTATGCTCCCCGAGTAGGGCATCGATCTTGACCGGACAATACTCACATACCCATACCATTGTTGATAATCAGGCTCCAGACCCCGGAAACCTCACCTATTTTCCGGAATATTTGGAAAAAGCCGGTTACCAGACAAGTTTTTTCGGGAAATGGCATATGGGCGATCATGGCGACGACCCACAACCAGGTTTTACCCATTGGGAAAGCTTTCCAGGGCAGGGGGTTTATTACAACCCGACACTGAACATTAACGGAAGTCGCGTATCCTACGAAGACTCTACTTATATCACCGACCTATTAACTGAACATGCAGTCGATTGGTTGGACCGCCGCGACAAGAAAAAGCCCTTCTTTATGTATTTATCCCATAAGGCGGTTCATGCGGGTTTTAAACCTGCCAGACGACATAAGGGAAAATACAAGGGCAAACGAATAGACTTGCCCATAACTTACGACCAAACCAAGACTGGCGCCTATCGCAATCTAAAGTGGCCGCAATGGGTTGCCGATCAGCGCGTCAGCTGGCATGGTGTAGATTACATGTACCATGAGAATAGGGACATTCATGAAATGGTGGTCGATTATTGCGAAACCCTTCTCGGAGTTGATGAAAGCATCGGCACGGTGATGGACTATCTCAAGCGAAAGGGTCTTGACGAGTCCACATTGGTCATTTATATGGGCGATAATGGATTTAGCTGGGGAGAACATGGTTTGATAGATAAGCGACACTTTTACGAAGAATCGGTTAAAGTACCTTTGTTGGTACGATGCCCCGAACTTTTCAAAGGAGGGAAGACACCAGAACAGATGGTGCAGAATATCGATATCGCCCCGACTATTTTAGCAGAAGCCGGAATCAAAAAACCCGAAAACATGCCCGGGGTTTCCTTTGTACCCATTTTAACGGGCGATACTAGGGCAGCTGTGCGAAAGGAAGTTTTTTATGAATACTATTGGGAGTATGACTTTCCAATGACCCCAACGGTCTTTGGAATGCGTACCGACACCTACAAATACATCAAATATCACGGTATTTGGGACAGAAACGAGCTTTATGATTTGACAAACGACCCTGATGAAATGTACAACCTGATTTCCGATCCTGATAAGCAACATATTGCGAGATCAATGTCTTCATCTATTTATGATTGGTTGCGACAGACGAATGGGATGCAAATTCCATTAAAGCGCACTGTCAAGTACCGGTTTGGGGATTATTTGCATAAGGAAGAATACTAA